The following coding sequences are from one Rathayibacter sp. VKM Ac-2760 window:
- a CDS encoding glycoside hydrolase family 2 TIM barrel-domain containing protein, producing the protein MTLAQEWNDPDVFEWGTEPAHASLTPFATLDAALRGDSTDTPFAHSLDGDWRFHWVPDPASRLDGFAAEDWDDSDWPTLPVPSSWQLHGYDFPIGTNLVLPWTGANGRDEQPDPRGDYPSAPTLYNPVGQYRTAFELPDGWARRRTFLQFDGVESAYSVWLNGHRLGYREDSFTTGEFDVTEHVRAGPNLLAVEVHRWCTGSYLENQDNVRLSGIFRSVRLLSRAPAMLRDVTVRTPLDDTFTAGSVEVSVAVDARAGASAAGLELRTRLFDGTAPGAAEVGEQREAIALDPAGRATARTSLAVSAPRLWSAETPELSTLVVELRDATGTVLERVAVRVGFRRVEIVDGVLLVNGRVVSLRGVNRHEWSPRTGRTLSRADMVADIRLMKQSNINAVRTSHYPGDPLWYDLADEYGLYVVDEADNETHINRIDDDGRPLLPGDRPELRAPLLQRMRSMVDRDKNHPCVIAWSTGNESGVGANLQAMYEWAKAHDPTRPVSYQDSVGSGSPVVPAGLSDFDGDFYPPVARLAERAHRDPRPYLLIEYAFSQGNTSGYLEEHWAAARADPRALQGGFLWDWADKGLWWPRPGGGPDEEFLAYGGDWGDEPNQESAHMSGLVLSDRTPTPKLEEAKLAYQPVTVTAVDLRAGALLVANEHLFTGLDGYVVHWSVSADGEPIAQGSLPGAQWPVGPQEEGCVTLPYRLPEGRDGAREHRLDVRLALAAPTAWAGAGHVVARAQFDLPVAAEPAPRSTPREAPPVTATEEGTTIVVRGPAFSATVDRATGRLTSLRHGGRERLAGPLMPNYWRTPNDPELSIPDIRLTRPEPSLPWRGVGEAWAVDQVAVEESPGAVRITVDGSVTTAVPFRPDDRVTTSPQSIVYTIHGTGRVDVLSTFSPVAGTPNPQLVGTTFGLAPELSTLHWYGRGPHESTADRRASAFFGRFSGIVSEQPTRYSRPQDSANKADTRWAAVVDDGGAGVLVVAGGPSSDGGASVGGTSSGGMFFNAQPHSPDELADRRHWHEVPASTRTVVRIDAAQEGLQGGNWDVPTRPEKYSNIPAKGPYRRLFHLLPLRSGEDPAAAAAAVS; encoded by the coding sequence ATGACCCTCGCCCAGGAGTGGAACGACCCCGACGTCTTCGAGTGGGGCACGGAGCCGGCGCACGCCTCGCTCACCCCCTTCGCCACCCTCGACGCGGCGCTGCGGGGCGACAGCACGGACACGCCGTTCGCGCACAGCCTCGACGGCGACTGGCGCTTCCACTGGGTCCCGGACCCGGCCTCCCGCCTGGACGGCTTCGCCGCCGAGGACTGGGACGACTCGGACTGGCCCACTCTCCCGGTCCCGTCCAGCTGGCAGCTGCACGGCTACGACTTCCCGATCGGCACCAACCTCGTGCTGCCGTGGACGGGGGCGAACGGCCGGGACGAGCAGCCGGATCCGCGCGGCGACTACCCGAGCGCGCCCACGCTCTACAACCCGGTCGGCCAGTACCGCACCGCGTTCGAGCTGCCCGACGGCTGGGCCCGGCGGCGCACGTTCCTCCAGTTCGACGGTGTGGAGTCGGCGTACTCGGTCTGGCTGAACGGGCACCGCCTCGGCTACCGCGAGGACAGCTTCACGACGGGCGAGTTCGACGTCACGGAGCACGTGCGGGCCGGGCCGAACCTCCTCGCCGTCGAGGTGCACCGCTGGTGCACGGGCTCGTACCTCGAGAACCAGGACAACGTCCGCCTCTCCGGGATCTTCCGGAGCGTGCGCCTGCTCTCGCGCGCGCCGGCGATGCTCCGCGACGTCACGGTGCGGACGCCACTCGATGACACGTTCACCGCCGGCTCGGTCGAGGTCTCGGTCGCGGTCGACGCGCGCGCCGGGGCGTCCGCGGCCGGTCTCGAGCTCCGCACGCGGCTGTTCGACGGCACCGCGCCGGGCGCCGCGGAGGTGGGCGAGCAGCGGGAGGCGATCGCTCTCGATCCGGCCGGACGGGCCACGGCTCGCACGTCCCTCGCCGTCTCGGCCCCGCGACTCTGGTCCGCCGAGACGCCCGAGCTCTCCACGCTCGTCGTCGAGCTGAGGGACGCGACCGGCACCGTCCTCGAGCGCGTCGCCGTCCGGGTCGGCTTCCGCCGCGTCGAGATCGTCGACGGAGTGCTGCTCGTCAACGGCCGCGTGGTCTCGCTCCGCGGCGTCAACCGGCACGAGTGGAGCCCGCGCACCGGCCGCACGCTGAGCCGCGCCGACATGGTCGCGGACATCCGGTTGATGAAGCAGAGCAACATCAACGCCGTGCGCACCTCGCACTACCCCGGCGACCCGCTCTGGTACGACCTCGCCGACGAGTACGGGCTCTACGTCGTCGACGAGGCCGACAACGAGACGCACATCAACCGGATCGACGACGACGGCCGCCCCCTCCTCCCCGGCGACCGCCCCGAGCTGCGCGCTCCCCTGCTCCAGCGGATGCGCAGCATGGTCGACCGCGACAAGAACCACCCCTGCGTGATCGCCTGGTCGACCGGCAACGAGTCCGGCGTCGGTGCGAATCTGCAGGCGATGTACGAGTGGGCGAAGGCGCACGACCCGACCCGCCCGGTCAGCTACCAGGACTCGGTCGGCTCCGGGTCACCGGTCGTCCCGGCCGGGCTCTCGGACTTCGACGGCGACTTCTATCCGCCCGTCGCCCGGCTGGCCGAGCGCGCGCACCGCGACCCGCGGCCGTATCTGCTGATCGAGTACGCCTTCAGCCAGGGCAACACCTCCGGCTACCTCGAGGAGCACTGGGCGGCCGCCCGCGCCGACCCGCGCGCCCTGCAGGGCGGGTTCCTCTGGGACTGGGCCGACAAGGGCCTGTGGTGGCCGCGCCCCGGCGGCGGTCCGGACGAGGAGTTCCTCGCCTACGGCGGCGACTGGGGCGACGAGCCGAACCAGGAGAGTGCGCACATGAGCGGACTCGTCCTCTCGGACCGGACGCCGACGCCGAAGCTGGAGGAGGCGAAGCTCGCCTACCAGCCGGTCACCGTCACCGCCGTCGACCTGCGCGCCGGCGCGCTCCTCGTCGCCAACGAGCACCTCTTCACCGGGCTCGACGGCTACGTCGTGCACTGGTCGGTCTCGGCCGACGGCGAGCCGATCGCGCAGGGCTCGCTCCCCGGCGCACAATGGCCGGTCGGGCCGCAGGAGGAGGGGTGCGTCACGCTGCCGTACCGCCTCCCCGAGGGCCGGGACGGCGCGCGGGAGCACCGCCTCGACGTGCGGCTCGCGCTCGCCGCACCCACCGCCTGGGCGGGCGCCGGGCACGTCGTCGCGCGCGCCCAGTTCGACCTCCCGGTCGCCGCCGAGCCGGCCCCCCGGTCGACGCCGCGGGAGGCGCCGCCGGTCACCGCGACCGAGGAGGGCACCACGATCGTCGTGCGCGGGCCGGCCTTCTCCGCGACCGTCGATCGCGCGACCGGCCGCCTCACGTCGCTCCGCCACGGCGGTCGCGAGCGGCTGGCCGGCCCGCTGATGCCGAACTACTGGCGCACGCCGAACGACCCCGAGCTCTCGATCCCGGACATCCGGCTCACCCGCCCCGAGCCCTCGCTGCCCTGGCGCGGCGTCGGCGAGGCGTGGGCGGTCGACCAGGTCGCCGTCGAGGAGTCGCCCGGCGCCGTCCGCATCACCGTCGACGGCTCGGTGACCACGGCGGTGCCGTTCCGCCCGGACGACCGCGTGACGACGTCCCCGCAGTCGATCGTCTACACGATCCACGGCACGGGCCGGGTCGACGTGCTCTCCACGTTCTCCCCCGTCGCCGGCACACCGAATCCGCAGCTCGTCGGCACGACCTTCGGGCTCGCGCCGGAGCTCTCGACCCTGCACTGGTACGGGCGCGGCCCGCACGAGTCGACCGCTGACCGCCGCGCCTCGGCGTTCTTCGGCCGCTTCAGCGGCATCGTGTCCGAGCAGCCGACCCGCTACAGCCGGCCGCAGGACAGCGCGAACAAGGCGGACACCCGCTGGGCGGCGGTCGTCGACGACGGCGGCGCGGGCGTGCTCGTCGTCGCCGGCGGCCCGTCGTCCGATGGCGGCGCGTCGGTCGGCGGCACATCGTCCGGCGGCATGTTCTTCAACGCCCAGCCGCACAGCCCGGACGAGCTCGCCGACCGCCGCCACTGGCACGAGGTGCCTGCGTCGACGCGCACGGTGGTCCGGATCGACGCCGCGCAGGAGGGCCTCCAGGGCGGCAACTGGGACGTGCCGACCCGCCCGGAGAAGTACAGCAACATTCCCGCGAAGGGACCGTACCGCCGGCTCTTCCACCTCCTCCCCCTCCGCAGCGGCGAGGACCCGGCGGCCGCGGCCGCCGCCGTGTCCTGA
- a CDS encoding extracellular solute-binding protein: MFSRTQHGKGAARRKHLLVGAALTTAIIGLTGCTGESPEADRKVIRIFGEQGAQIDLNTNSFTKELEDRFGVDIQFETTSYGASEATEARQISLAGGDLPEAYMLVPWASQFSRAELQRYGDQGLLVQLNDLIDSNGPNIKAALEAEPGFKELTETPDGKIWGLPQWNDCYHCSYPYKFWINTDWLDTLGLAAPTTPDEFFAVMQAFKTQDPNGNGQADEIPLTGSTQQSLVPYIMNAFVYNAFNTGSGANGQPVSLGLDGDTVQLQTMQDGWREGLQFLRKMWDAGLIDPATFSQGGDQMTATGNAAQGVLVGGFTAIHPGFAVTIGQEDGRDTQYDLLPPLTGPAGQAATFLLPSVPGATFVVTKAADEEEQKVIVEMMDYLFSPEGHVRGEFGEEGIGWRAPEEGEIALDQSLEPSLVDTKMDESNEADYNGNWGPMAQVFDTAEFRASQVQPLDISTEAGFERRLFEATDQYAGKETDAMFPYWNIWVPSEDASELSTLTANVESSVATATAEFVTGVRDPGSDADWQSYLDSLTSLGADRYAEIWQSAYDQ, translated from the coding sequence TTGTTCTCTCGCACCCAGCACGGCAAAGGCGCCGCGCGGAGGAAGCACCTCCTCGTCGGCGCCGCCCTCACCACCGCGATCATCGGCCTCACCGGCTGCACCGGCGAGAGCCCGGAGGCCGACCGCAAGGTCATCCGGATCTTCGGCGAGCAGGGCGCCCAGATCGACCTGAACACCAACTCCTTCACCAAGGAGCTCGAGGACAGGTTCGGCGTCGACATCCAGTTCGAGACGACCTCCTACGGCGCGTCCGAGGCGACGGAGGCGCGCCAGATCTCGCTGGCCGGCGGCGACCTGCCCGAGGCCTACATGCTCGTCCCGTGGGCCTCGCAGTTCAGCCGCGCCGAGCTCCAGCGCTACGGCGACCAGGGCCTGCTCGTGCAGCTCAACGACCTGATCGACTCGAACGGCCCGAACATCAAGGCCGCCCTCGAGGCGGAGCCGGGCTTCAAGGAGCTCACCGAGACCCCGGACGGGAAGATCTGGGGCCTCCCGCAGTGGAACGACTGCTACCACTGCTCCTACCCCTACAAGTTCTGGATCAACACCGACTGGCTCGACACCCTCGGGCTCGCCGCGCCGACGACTCCGGACGAGTTCTTCGCGGTCATGCAGGCCTTCAAGACCCAGGACCCGAACGGCAACGGCCAGGCCGACGAGATCCCGCTGACCGGCAGCACCCAGCAGTCGCTGGTGCCGTACATCATGAACGCCTTCGTCTACAACGCCTTCAACACCGGCTCCGGAGCGAACGGTCAGCCGGTCTCGCTCGGACTCGACGGCGACACGGTGCAGCTGCAGACCATGCAGGACGGCTGGCGCGAGGGCCTGCAGTTCCTGCGGAAGATGTGGGACGCGGGGCTCATCGATCCGGCGACCTTCTCGCAGGGCGGCGACCAGATGACCGCGACCGGCAACGCCGCCCAGGGCGTCCTCGTCGGCGGCTTCACCGCCATCCATCCCGGCTTCGCCGTCACCATCGGCCAGGAGGACGGGCGCGACACCCAGTACGACCTGCTCCCCCCGCTGACGGGCCCGGCCGGCCAGGCCGCCACCTTCCTCCTGCCGAGCGTGCCCGGCGCGACCTTCGTCGTCACCAAGGCGGCCGACGAGGAGGAGCAGAAGGTCATCGTCGAGATGATGGACTACCTCTTCTCGCCCGAGGGCCACGTCCGCGGTGAGTTCGGCGAAGAGGGCATCGGCTGGCGCGCGCCCGAGGAGGGCGAGATCGCGCTCGACCAGAGCCTCGAGCCGTCCCTCGTCGACACCAAGATGGACGAGTCGAACGAGGCCGACTACAACGGCAACTGGGGCCCGATGGCGCAGGTGTTCGACACCGCCGAGTTCCGCGCCAGCCAGGTCCAGCCGCTCGACATCTCCACCGAGGCGGGCTTCGAGCGCCGCCTGTTCGAGGCCACCGACCAGTACGCCGGCAAAGAGACGGACGCGATGTTCCCCTACTGGAACATCTGGGTCCCCTCGGAGGACGCGAGCGAGCTCTCCACCCTCACCGCCAACGTCGAGAGCAGCGTCGCCACGGCGACGGCGGAGTTCGTCACCGGCGTCCGCGACCCCGGGAGCGACGCCGACTGGCAGTCCTACCTCGACAGCCTGACCAGCCTCGGCGCCGACCGCTACGCCGAGATCTGGCAGAGCGCGTACGACCAGTAG
- a CDS encoding DUF1905 domain-containing protein — protein sequence MSTSIGPMDVAFTAPIGVAVKGELWSCVEVPDSVELLGTGRSVKVVATVDGRPLTAGLMPTGAGGHMLSISAKLRKTLGKDLGDLVTVHLAERLT from the coding sequence GTGAGCACGAGCATCGGCCCGATGGACGTCGCCTTCACCGCGCCGATCGGCGTCGCCGTCAAGGGCGAGCTCTGGTCCTGCGTCGAGGTCCCCGACTCGGTCGAGCTGCTCGGCACCGGCAGGTCCGTGAAGGTGGTCGCGACGGTCGACGGCCGCCCGCTCACCGCGGGCCTGATGCCCACCGGCGCCGGCGGCCACATGCTCTCGATCAGCGCGAAGCTCCGGAAGACCCTCGGCAAGGACCTCGGCGACCTCGTCACCGTCCACCTCGCCGAGCGCCTCACCTGA
- a CDS encoding carbohydrate ABC transporter permease, which produces MTALDTPATTAPSESSPPPRRRQRATRIKDPLVDRVFMIVVYVLLTTFLLAVLLPLLYIVASSFSSPLAVSSGRVSFWPIDFTLEGYERALGDSTIITGFANSLFYTFVGTFISLVLTVAIAYPLSRKDFWGRGGISLGVIFTMLFAGGIIPTYLVVQQLGLLDTRWALILPQAVGVWQVIIAVVFFRSSIPDELYEAAQLDGASDLRFLWTIVLPLSKPLLAVVALMYAIYQWNSYFDALLYLRDPSLYPLQLVLRNVLILNQATPGMDAAAQIERQQLADLLKYSLIVISTVPVMLFYPFVARYFNKGIMLGAVKG; this is translated from the coding sequence GTGACCGCACTCGACACTCCCGCGACGACCGCTCCGAGCGAGTCCTCGCCGCCCCCTCGCCGCCGGCAGCGGGCGACCCGCATCAAGGATCCGCTGGTCGACCGCGTCTTCATGATCGTCGTCTACGTCCTGCTCACGACGTTCCTGCTGGCGGTCCTGCTGCCGCTGCTCTACATCGTGGCCAGCTCGTTCAGCTCGCCGCTGGCCGTCTCGTCCGGCCGGGTGAGCTTCTGGCCGATCGACTTCACCCTCGAGGGCTACGAGCGGGCGCTCGGCGACTCGACGATCATCACCGGCTTCGCCAACTCGCTCTTCTACACCTTCGTCGGCACCTTCATCAGCCTCGTTCTCACCGTCGCGATCGCCTACCCGCTCTCGCGGAAGGACTTCTGGGGCCGCGGCGGGATCAGCCTCGGGGTGATCTTCACGATGCTCTTCGCCGGCGGAATCATCCCCACTTACCTGGTCGTGCAGCAGCTCGGCCTGCTCGACACCCGCTGGGCGCTGATCCTCCCGCAGGCGGTCGGCGTGTGGCAGGTGATCATCGCGGTCGTCTTCTTCCGCTCCTCCATCCCGGACGAGCTCTACGAGGCCGCGCAGCTGGACGGCGCGAGCGATCTGCGCTTCCTCTGGACGATCGTGCTGCCGCTCTCGAAGCCGCTGCTCGCGGTGGTCGCGCTGATGTACGCGATCTACCAGTGGAACTCCTACTTCGACGCGCTGCTCTATCTGCGGGATCCGAGTCTCTATCCGCTCCAGCTCGTGCTGCGGAACGTCCTGATCCTCAATCAGGCGACTCCGGGAATGGATGCGGCCGCGCAGATCGAGCGCCAGCAGCTCGCCGACCTGCTCAAGTACTCGCTGATCGTGATCTCGACGGTCCCGGTCATGCTCTTCTACCCCTTCGTCGCCCGGTACTTCAACAAGGGCATCATGCTCGGCGCCGTCAAGGGCTGA
- a CDS encoding VOC family protein has translation MSLYLSCPVESVERATAFYTALGWTRNESMSNDSVACFAIAPEQYLMLSSREMYASVGGTEDLIGGPDTPSKVTVSFDLGSREAVDELTERAGAAGGRIGDTDEYPFMYQRQFDDPDGYHYSPFWMNPDA, from the coding sequence ATGAGCCTCTACCTCTCCTGCCCGGTCGAGAGCGTCGAGCGCGCGACCGCCTTCTACACCGCCCTCGGCTGGACCCGCAACGAGTCGATGTCGAACGACAGCGTCGCCTGCTTCGCGATCGCGCCCGAGCAGTACCTCATGCTCAGCAGCCGCGAGATGTACGCGAGCGTCGGCGGCACCGAGGACCTGATCGGCGGGCCCGACACCCCCTCGAAGGTCACGGTCTCGTTCGACCTCGGCAGCCGCGAGGCCGTCGACGAGCTGACCGAGCGGGCCGGCGCCGCGGGCGGCCGCATCGGCGACACCGACGAGTACCCCTTCATGTACCAGCGCCAGTTCGACGACCCCGACGGCTACCACTACTCCCCCTTCTGGATGAACCCGGACGCCTGA
- a CDS encoding NAD(P)H-binding protein: MILITGATGALNGATVDHLLDSLPAAELAVVARDTAKAARFAERGVAVRYGDYADRSSLPAAFAGADQLLLVSSSDPEADAVALHRSAVEAAVEAGVGRILYTSHQGASPDTPFGPGRDHAATERMLAESGVAWTSLRNGFYAHSLAWFLGDWRSTGVISVPADGPVSWTAREDAAEAAARILLTDGAVDGPVTLTAAEAPTFAEVAALAAEIGGRPVELRVLGEEEWLAEQIAGGRPEQQARFLLGMYEAAAGGFFAGTSATLGELLGREPRSIRDLLAAADQR; this comes from the coding sequence ATGATCCTCATCACCGGAGCCACCGGCGCCCTCAACGGCGCGACCGTCGACCACCTCCTCGACTCTCTGCCCGCGGCCGAGCTCGCCGTGGTCGCGCGCGACACCGCGAAGGCCGCGCGCTTCGCGGAGAGGGGCGTCGCGGTGCGGTACGGCGACTACGCCGACCGGTCGTCGCTCCCCGCGGCCTTCGCCGGCGCCGACCAGCTGCTGCTGGTGTCCTCCAGCGATCCGGAGGCGGATGCCGTCGCGCTGCACCGCTCCGCTGTCGAGGCCGCCGTCGAGGCCGGGGTCGGGCGGATCCTCTACACCAGCCACCAGGGCGCCTCGCCCGACACCCCCTTCGGCCCGGGCCGAGACCATGCGGCGACGGAGCGGATGCTCGCCGAGTCCGGCGTCGCCTGGACGTCGCTCCGCAACGGCTTCTACGCGCACAGCCTGGCCTGGTTCCTGGGCGATTGGCGCTCGACCGGAGTGATCAGCGTGCCGGCCGACGGCCCGGTCTCCTGGACCGCGCGCGAGGACGCGGCCGAGGCGGCGGCGCGGATCCTGCTCACGGACGGTGCCGTCGACGGCCCGGTCACGCTCACCGCGGCGGAGGCGCCGACCTTCGCCGAGGTCGCGGCGCTCGCAGCGGAGATCGGCGGGCGCCCGGTCGAGCTGCGCGTCCTCGGCGAGGAGGAGTGGCTCGCCGAGCAGATCGCCGGCGGCCGCCCGGAGCAGCAGGCGCGCTTCCTGCTCGGCATGTACGAGGCGGCGGCCGGCGGCTTCTTCGCGGGGACGAGCGCGACCCTGGGGGAGCTGCTCGGGCGCGAGCCGCGCTCGATCCGCGACCTGCTCGCCGCCGCGGACCAGCGCTGA
- a CDS encoding LCP family protein, whose translation MVQLERGVRHGRLRPRSGVRSLLLGVAATLGVLAVSGTSLVAIATASISRNLTDNAVELGVAPSEQPQEVQLGAIEGGFNVLVVGTDNDAAQGDAFGVRDATLNDVNILLHVSADHRSATVISFPRDLILDRAACTDPDTGVVTEAVSGVPLNSAFQYGGLACVNDTLQQFTGLTVPYAGWVSFNGVIEMSNAVGGVPICLTGPVLDTDSGLDLPAGTTTVSGATALAFLRTRHGVGDESDLSRISSQQQYLASLMRTVRSDDTLSDLPALYGLAQAVSSNVHLSTTMTAPSTMISLALALKDVDLAQMVFVQYPALDDPDYPGKVVPDTVLGAELMTRVLGDQPVTLAGTPAEEEVPSEEAPAAETPAAGAPAATEAPAPAAPVEEALAAPGQTAAEETCAVPSG comes from the coding sequence ATGGTGCAGCTCGAGCGCGGTGTCCGGCACGGGCGCCTCCGACCGCGGTCCGGCGTCCGCAGCCTCCTTCTCGGGGTCGCCGCGACGCTGGGCGTCCTCGCCGTGAGCGGCACGTCGCTGGTCGCCATCGCCACGGCGAGCATCAGCCGGAACCTCACCGACAACGCCGTCGAGCTGGGTGTCGCGCCGTCCGAGCAGCCGCAGGAGGTGCAGCTCGGCGCCATCGAGGGCGGCTTCAACGTGCTCGTGGTCGGCACCGACAACGACGCCGCGCAGGGCGACGCGTTCGGGGTGCGCGACGCGACGCTCAATGACGTCAACATCCTCCTGCACGTCTCGGCCGACCACCGCAGCGCGACGGTGATCAGCTTCCCGCGCGACCTCATCCTCGACCGCGCCGCGTGCACCGACCCCGACACCGGCGTCGTCACCGAGGCCGTCAGCGGTGTGCCGCTCAACTCCGCGTTCCAGTACGGCGGGCTCGCCTGCGTGAACGACACGCTGCAGCAGTTCACGGGGCTCACCGTCCCCTACGCCGGCTGGGTCTCCTTCAACGGCGTCATCGAGATGAGCAACGCGGTGGGCGGCGTGCCGATCTGCCTCACCGGCCCCGTCCTCGACACCGACTCCGGACTCGACCTCCCCGCCGGCACGACCACCGTCTCCGGAGCCACCGCGCTCGCCTTCCTGCGCACCCGGCACGGCGTCGGCGACGAGAGCGACCTCAGCCGCATCTCCTCGCAGCAGCAGTACCTCGCCTCGCTGATGCGCACCGTCCGCTCCGACGACACCCTCTCGGACCTGCCCGCCCTCTACGGGCTCGCGCAGGCCGTCTCCTCGAACGTGCACCTCTCCACGACGATGACCGCCCCGTCCACGATGATCTCCCTCGCCCTCGCGCTGAAGGACGTCGACCTCGCGCAGATGGTCTTCGTGCAGTACCCGGCGCTCGACGACCCGGACTACCCGGGCAAGGTCGTCCCGGACACCGTGCTCGGCGCCGAGCTGATGACGCGCGTGCTCGGCGATCAGCCGGTCACGCTCGCGGGGACTCCGGCCGAGGAGGAGGTGCCGTCGGAGGAGGCTCCCGCCGCCGAGACGCCCGCCGCAGGGGCACCGGCCGCGACCGAGGCGCCGGCACCGGCCGCCCCCGTCGAGGAGGCGCTGGCCGCACCCGGCCAGACGGCCGCGGAGGAGACCTGCGCGGTCCCGTCGGGCTGA
- a CDS encoding TetR/AcrR family transcriptional regulator: MTGAPAPSDTPAPSDTRGRIVDAAARLLREGGPAAVTTRGVAEAAGLQAPAIYRLFGDKDGLLEAVAEHVLSGWVAGKAAAVADAEAGDVDALDDLRAGWAAQVEFGLSNAALFRLLSDPSRAEGSAAARSGRRVLEARVRRVAAAGRLRVPEERAVGMIRAAGVGVVTTLLSEPADARDAGLADATFDAVLAQIVTDRPAPDEDGPLAAVVAVRALAPRLAGLRPAERELLADWLDRVLDEGVRLRPDRRAEDSTIGA, encoded by the coding sequence ATGACCGGAGCCCCCGCCCCCTCGGACACCCCCGCCCCCTCGGACACCCGCGGCCGCATCGTCGACGCGGCCGCTCGCCTGCTCCGCGAGGGCGGACCCGCCGCCGTCACCACCCGCGGAGTCGCCGAGGCCGCCGGATTGCAGGCGCCCGCGATCTACCGCCTCTTCGGCGACAAGGACGGTCTGCTCGAGGCGGTCGCCGAGCACGTCCTCAGCGGCTGGGTCGCAGGCAAGGCGGCCGCAGTGGCGGACGCCGAGGCGGGCGACGTCGATGCGCTCGACGATCTCCGGGCCGGCTGGGCGGCGCAGGTGGAGTTCGGGCTGAGCAACGCCGCGCTCTTCCGCCTGCTCAGCGACCCCTCCCGCGCCGAGGGCTCGGCCGCCGCCCGCTCGGGCCGGCGCGTGCTCGAGGCCCGCGTCCGCCGCGTCGCCGCGGCCGGTCGACTCCGCGTGCCCGAGGAGCGCGCCGTCGGGATGATCCGCGCCGCGGGCGTCGGGGTCGTCACCACGCTGCTGTCCGAGCCGGCGGACGCGCGCGACGCCGGACTCGCGGACGCGACCTTCGACGCGGTCCTCGCGCAGATCGTCACCGACCGCCCCGCACCGGACGAGGACGGGCCCCTGGCCGCCGTCGTCGCCGTCCGGGCGCTCGCCCCCCGCCTCGCCGGCCTGCGGCCCGCCGAGCGCGAGCTCCTCGCCGACTGGCTCGACCGCGTCCTCGACGAGGGCGTGCGGCTGCGTCCGGACCGCCGCGCCGAAGACAGCACGATCGGCGCCTGA